A stretch of Lactiplantibacillus brownii DNA encodes these proteins:
- a CDS encoding glycoside hydrolase family 1 protein, with product MAFNKNFLWGGATAANQFEGAYLTDGKGLSTADVITAGAYDHPRQVTWKNPTTGATGATDFGFFSDKRQVPEGTVPAVLDGHYYPSHTATDFYHHYQGDIKLMAEMGFKTFRLSINWSRIFPNGDDAEPNEAGLAFYDHVFDECQKYHIEPLVTLSHYETPLNLAIKYNGWADRRLIADFVKYAKLVMTRYQGKVTYWLTFNEINFMDNAPFLAGGVIDGTPQNRAQAAHNQFVASALTVQAAHAIDPQIQVGQMLAYGPLYAYTADPADQLKAQLQQQNTYFYSDVQTGGHYPNYRLKQYERDGIKLDDRPADYELLANYPADFLSFSCYGSNTVTTHHEAGEAAGNLMTGVKNPYLKTNAWGWATDPDVLRIALNNLFDRYHKPLWIVENGIGWADELTADQKIHDDYRIKYLQANLRSMRDAVTIDGVDLMGYTMWGCIDLVSAGTGEMKKRYGFVYVDRDDLGHGSLKRLPKDSFYWYQKVIANNGSDLSN from the coding sequence ATGGCATTTAATAAAAATTTTCTCTGGGGCGGCGCAACGGCCGCTAACCAATTTGAAGGCGCCTATTTAACGGATGGTAAGGGATTGAGTACGGCAGACGTCATTACTGCAGGCGCATACGATCACCCGCGCCAAGTGACTTGGAAAAACCCGACCACTGGCGCGACTGGTGCCACCGATTTTGGCTTCTTTAGTGATAAACGCCAAGTTCCAGAAGGCACCGTCCCCGCCGTACTTGACGGACACTATTATCCCAGCCACACGGCGACTGATTTTTATCATCATTACCAAGGCGATATCAAATTAATGGCCGAAATGGGATTCAAGACCTTCCGTTTGAGCATTAACTGGTCACGAATTTTCCCAAATGGCGACGACGCTGAACCAAACGAAGCCGGACTAGCTTTCTATGATCACGTTTTTGACGAATGTCAAAAGTATCATATTGAACCATTAGTCACCTTGTCCCACTATGAAACACCGTTAAACCTCGCCATCAAATACAACGGCTGGGCAGACCGACGACTCATCGCTGACTTCGTCAAATATGCCAAATTAGTCATGACTCGTTATCAAGGCAAAGTGACCTACTGGCTTACCTTTAACGAAATCAACTTTATGGATAACGCGCCTTTCTTAGCCGGTGGCGTCATTGATGGCACGCCTCAAAATCGTGCCCAAGCGGCGCATAACCAATTTGTCGCTAGTGCGTTAACCGTCCAAGCAGCACATGCCATTGACCCGCAGATCCAAGTAGGTCAAATGCTAGCTTACGGGCCACTTTATGCCTATACCGCTGATCCGGCTGACCAGCTCAAAGCGCAATTACAACAACAAAACACTTATTTCTACAGCGACGTGCAAACTGGTGGGCATTATCCCAATTACCGGCTCAAACAGTATGAACGCGACGGCATCAAATTAGATGACCGACCAGCAGACTATGAGTTACTAGCCAACTATCCGGCAGACTTTTTAAGCTTTTCTTGTTACGGTTCAAATACCGTCACGACCCATCATGAGGCTGGCGAAGCTGCGGGTAATTTGATGACCGGCGTCAAAAATCCCTATTTGAAAACAAATGCGTGGGGTTGGGCAACCGATCCCGATGTCTTGCGGATTGCCCTCAACAACCTCTTCGACCGTTATCACAAGCCGCTATGGATTGTCGAAAACGGTATCGGTTGGGCGGATGAGCTAACCGCAGATCAGAAGATCCACGATGACTATCGTATCAAGTATCTACAGGCTAACTTGCGCTCAATGCGTGATGCGGTGACGATTGACGGCGTTGATCTGATGGGCTACACCATGTGGGGTTGCATTGACTTGGTCTCCGCGGGAACCGGCGAAATGAAGAAACGTTACGGCTTCGTTTATGTTGATCGTGACGACTTAGGTCATGGGAGTCTGAAGCGACTACCAAAAGATTCCTTCTACTGGTACCAGAAAGTGATCGCCAATAATGGTTCGGATTTGAGTAACTAA
- a CDS encoding Cof-type HAD-IIB family hydrolase, which produces MIKLMAIDIDDTLLNSHGQLLASTKHRVQQLLASDVKVVLCSGRPFDGVKPFLTELGITGDDQYVITNNGALVQTATGQILAQSTLTADYYAKLAALSVKTSLGFNAIDTAGNIYTANANINKYVVMQASENQAGLFVRDVADLPTDLALTKGVFVGEPDQLDAHLAEIQAGLATGTYIVRSAPVLLEVMSDCANKGNGLFDLTSYLGLAPAEVLAIGDADNDLPMFEFAGIAVSMGNGGTNAKAAADYITTSNDEDGVAHTIEKFLLTPVS; this is translated from the coding sequence ATGATTAAATTAATGGCAATTGATATTGACGACACGTTACTAAACTCACACGGCCAATTATTGGCTAGCACTAAACACCGGGTACAACAGTTACTCGCCAGTGACGTCAAAGTGGTTCTTTGTTCCGGGCGCCCCTTCGACGGTGTAAAACCCTTCCTAACTGAACTTGGCATTACGGGTGACGACCAATATGTGATCACCAATAATGGGGCGCTCGTTCAAACCGCAACGGGCCAAATCTTGGCTCAAAGCACCTTGACCGCTGATTATTATGCTAAACTAGCTGCGCTGAGCGTTAAAACAAGCTTAGGCTTCAACGCCATTGATACCGCGGGCAATATCTATACTGCCAATGCCAACATTAATAAATATGTCGTGATGCAAGCTTCAGAAAATCAAGCGGGGCTATTTGTCCGTGACGTTGCCGATTTACCAACTGACTTGGCACTCACCAAAGGCGTGTTTGTCGGTGAACCAGACCAATTAGACGCTCACTTGGCTGAAATCCAAGCCGGACTGGCTACGGGAACTTACATTGTCCGCTCAGCCCCAGTACTGCTCGAAGTGATGAGTGATTGTGCCAATAAGGGTAACGGTTTGTTTGATTTGACCAGTTACCTAGGTCTCGCGCCAGCAGAAGTTCTCGCAATTGGTGACGCCGACAATGACCTGCCGATGTTTGAGTTCGCTGGGATCGCTGTCAGCATGGGAAATGGTGGGACCAACGCTAAAGCTGCCGCTGATTATATCACGACTAGCAATGACGAAGATGGCGTTGCTCACACGATTGAAAAGTTCCTGTTAACGCCAGTTTCATAA
- a CDS encoding MurR/RpiR family transcriptional regulator, protein MAFFGYNDAKTLVGVDVAIYEYILAHESGIPFMHVRDLAAGAHVSNSSVMRFIRKMGYSSFPEFKVAFHKQSLEATPSLENGVQLLSAETFPSTLQRTLDLVAQTVLTANNVVFTGTGSSGNVAEYASRLTSTLGVNSFPVTDPYYPLIPQLKQTQKNVLITLSVSGQAAEVLGMLRQFQNDPATTLISITGHRDSPIAMLSTYALTYHTTEQRIHGHYDLTSQLPAMTIVEALARTIRHQAQLPHH, encoded by the coding sequence ATGGCATTTTTCGGTTATAACGACGCCAAGACCCTCGTCGGCGTTGATGTCGCAATCTATGAATATATCTTGGCACACGAATCAGGCATCCCCTTTATGCATGTTCGTGATCTGGCGGCAGGGGCCCATGTTTCCAATTCATCCGTCATGCGCTTCATCCGCAAAATGGGTTACAGTAGTTTTCCTGAATTCAAAGTAGCGTTCCACAAACAATCCTTAGAAGCCACGCCTAGTTTGGAAAATGGCGTGCAATTGCTCAGTGCAGAAACGTTTCCCAGTACCTTGCAACGGACCCTCGATTTAGTCGCCCAAACGGTGCTTACCGCTAATAATGTCGTCTTCACTGGGACCGGTTCTTCAGGTAACGTTGCTGAATACGCTAGCCGCTTAACGTCAACACTGGGAGTCAACAGCTTTCCGGTAACGGACCCTTATTACCCTTTAATTCCTCAGCTGAAACAAACTCAGAAGAACGTCTTGATCACCCTTTCAGTTTCTGGGCAAGCCGCAGAAGTGTTAGGCATGCTGCGGCAATTTCAAAATGATCCCGCAACGACCTTAATTAGTATTACCGGTCATCGTGACAGTCCAATTGCCATGCTCAGTACTTATGCGCTCACGTACCATACGACGGAACAACGGATTCATGGTCACTACGATCTGACCAGCCAACTCCCCGCAATGACGATTGTTGAAGCACTGGCACGCACGATCCGCCATCAGGCACAATTACCGCATCACTAA
- a CDS encoding NCS2 family permease: MTKIAAYFNFSELKTNLRTETLAGLTTFVSMAYILFVNPSVLGASGMSQGAVFTATALASALGCLLMGLVAKYPIAIAPGLGVNAFFTYSVVIGMGVKWQTALAGVFVASIIFMIITLFKLREMIIDAIPRDMKLAISAGIGFFIAFIGLRGGGLIVANKSTVVSLGPLNVGTTWLTIFGLLVTLVLMSRKVPGGIFIGMVLTSILGLATGLIKMPAHWVSAAPSLKPTFGVAIAHVGDINSVQLVIVVLTFLLVTFFDTAGTLVGLAEQAGFMKNNKMPRVGKALMADSTSMLVGSVLGTSPTSAYVESSAGIAVGGRSGFSAVVTGFLFILGLFFSPLLNVVTEQVTAPALIIVGVLMAESLKEIHWERFEIAVPAFLTMIGMPLTYSISDGIALGFISYVVTMVATKHAKEVHPLMYVLFFVFVIFLWILNI; the protein is encoded by the coding sequence ATGACTAAAATAGCGGCATATTTTAATTTCTCAGAATTAAAAACTAACTTACGGACGGAAACGTTAGCTGGACTAACGACCTTTGTTTCCATGGCTTACATCTTGTTCGTTAACCCTAGCGTTTTAGGCGCTTCGGGGATGAGTCAGGGCGCTGTCTTTACTGCCACGGCACTCGCATCAGCTTTAGGTTGTTTGTTAATGGGGCTAGTGGCCAAGTATCCAATTGCCATTGCACCTGGATTAGGTGTCAATGCTTTCTTCACATATTCCGTAGTAATTGGAATGGGCGTGAAGTGGCAAACCGCTTTAGCGGGTGTCTTTGTTGCTTCCATCATTTTCATGATCATCACACTCTTTAAGTTACGTGAGATGATTATCGATGCTATTCCGCGGGATATGAAATTAGCCATTTCTGCTGGGATTGGGTTCTTCATCGCCTTTATCGGACTGCGTGGCGGTGGTTTAATCGTTGCGAACAAATCAACGGTCGTTAGCTTAGGCCCATTGAATGTCGGGACAACTTGGTTGACTATCTTTGGGTTGTTAGTGACGTTGGTCTTGATGAGTCGCAAAGTTCCCGGTGGTATTTTTATCGGGATGGTTTTAACGTCAATCTTAGGTTTGGCGACTGGGTTGATCAAGATGCCAGCACATTGGGTTTCAGCCGCGCCATCGCTAAAACCAACGTTTGGTGTCGCCATTGCGCATGTCGGTGACATTAACAGTGTCCAATTAGTGATTGTCGTTTTAACTTTCTTGTTAGTGACCTTCTTCGATACCGCCGGGACATTGGTTGGTTTGGCCGAACAAGCTGGTTTCATGAAAAATAACAAAATGCCGCGAGTGGGGAAAGCTTTGATGGCTGACTCAACGTCGATGTTAGTGGGATCTGTTTTAGGGACTTCACCAACGTCAGCTTATGTTGAATCATCCGCTGGGATTGCGGTTGGTGGTCGTTCTGGATTTAGTGCCGTCGTGACGGGCTTCCTATTTATCTTAGGGCTGTTCTTCTCACCATTATTAAACGTGGTGACCGAACAAGTGACGGCGCCAGCATTGATTATTGTTGGGGTCTTGATGGCTGAATCATTGAAAGAAATTCACTGGGAACGTTTTGAAATTGCTGTTCCAGCATTCTTGACAATGATTGGAATGCCGTTGACTTACAGTATCTCCGATGGGATTGCCCTAGGGTTTATCTCGTATGTTGTCACGATGGTTGCGACTAAGCATGCTAAAGAAGTTCATCCATTAATGTATGTGTTGTTCTTCGTTTTCGTCATCTTCCTTTGGATCTTAAACATTTAA
- a CDS encoding NAD(P)H-dependent oxidoreductase has translation MKTLIIFDHPYTAAAGNNVPHHRSFLAALLQATLTKLEQAGDTIDLIDLHADNFDPVMSATDLTTWRKGQPLNAQVADYQQRLLAADRIIFMFPVWWEVMPAMTKGFLDKVYAKGQCYDPKSMQTKLVKQPRIEIITTMSTPNWAYRLLFGAPLAKMLFRGTFIKTRLWHFKWHNFAQVEKKTLAQRQAILRDFTI, from the coding sequence ATGAAAACCTTAATTATCTTTGACCATCCTTATACCGCAGCTGCTGGTAACAATGTCCCCCACCATCGTTCATTTTTGGCCGCCTTGCTACAAGCCACCCTCACCAAGCTAGAACAAGCTGGTGACACCATTGATTTGATCGACCTGCACGCCGATAATTTTGATCCCGTCATGTCCGCGACCGATTTAACCACTTGGCGCAAAGGCCAACCGCTCAACGCACAAGTTGCGGACTATCAACAACGGCTACTAGCCGCTGATCGAATTATCTTCATGTTTCCAGTTTGGTGGGAAGTGATGCCGGCCATGACCAAGGGCTTCCTGGATAAAGTTTACGCTAAAGGGCAATGTTATGACCCAAAATCTATGCAAACTAAGCTGGTCAAACAACCCAGAATCGAGATTATTACGACGATGAGCACACCCAACTGGGCTTACCGCTTATTGTTCGGCGCCCCTTTAGCAAAAATGCTCTTCCGTGGGACATTTATTAAAACGCGACTATGGCATTTCAAATGGCACAACTTTGCTCAAGTTGAAAAGAAAACCCTCGCGCAACGACAAGCCATTTTACGTGATTTCACGATATAA
- a CDS encoding Crp/Fnr family transcriptional regulator: MVLTDYLAQQFPVISDHWATLEKRFTAKKVTAGTTLLTEGAIATNLYFIVSGAARLSHSSENREITLQFFFENQVVASFESFYLAQPSGFALTCFEDSDLLVLSRTDFDWLRQTYPAIEPEITRFVCDRFITYRNIFFDQLQHSPVERYQNLVMNTPEILDRVPLHLVASYLGITPVSLSRIRTRLQQKS, encoded by the coding sequence ATGGTTTTAACAGACTATTTAGCCCAGCAGTTTCCAGTCATCAGTGATCATTGGGCGACTTTGGAAAAGCGATTTACAGCCAAAAAAGTGACAGCCGGGACGACTTTATTAACAGAAGGAGCCATTGCCACTAACTTATATTTTATTGTGAGTGGGGCGGCACGTTTGAGTCATAGCAGTGAAAATCGTGAGATCACGTTGCAATTTTTCTTTGAAAACCAGGTAGTCGCATCGTTTGAAAGCTTTTATTTGGCCCAACCAAGTGGCTTTGCGCTAACTTGTTTTGAAGATAGTGACTTATTGGTGCTGAGTCGCACGGATTTTGATTGGCTGCGGCAGACTTATCCAGCGATTGAACCGGAAATTACACGATTTGTGTGTGACCGCTTCATTACTTATCGCAATATTTTCTTTGATCAATTACAACACTCACCGGTTGAACGCTACCAAAATTTGGTGATGAATACGCCAGAGATTTTGGACCGCGTGCCGTTGCACTTAGTAGCGTCTTATTTGGGGATAACGCCAGTTTCACTGAGTCGGATTCGAACACGGTTGCAACAAAAAAGTTGA
- a CDS encoding SDR family oxidoreductase, whose protein sequence is MKSLIVITGASSGFGAEMAKIFNADQHPLLLLGRNTDKIAALNLSGDIMIKHADVTDQEELRTAINAAEAVYGPTDLLINNAGVMLLGNVWQQSPIEWQTMLDTNVMGVLNGIQLVLPQMTKREHGTIINVSSIAGFKAFQNHAAYVASKFGVHGLTETIRQEVAAKNVRIMLVAPGAAETNLLTHVTDDHALTEYEAWKQTMGGITLDPKHVAETVKFMYDMPQEVNIREVDIAATRQDS, encoded by the coding sequence ATGAAATCATTAATCGTTATTACCGGTGCAAGTTCCGGCTTTGGGGCTGAAATGGCCAAGATTTTTAATGCTGACCAACATCCCCTATTATTACTCGGACGCAATACCGACAAAATTGCTGCTTTGAACCTTAGCGGCGATATCATGATCAAACACGCTGATGTCACTGACCAAGAGGAGCTTCGTACCGCCATTAATGCGGCCGAAGCCGTCTATGGCCCAACCGATTTGTTGATCAACAATGCCGGCGTGATGCTGCTCGGTAACGTTTGGCAACAATCGCCAATCGAATGGCAAACGATGCTCGATACCAATGTCATGGGCGTCTTGAATGGCATCCAACTCGTCTTGCCACAAATGACTAAACGTGAACATGGGACGATCATCAACGTTTCTTCTATCGCTGGTTTCAAAGCCTTTCAAAATCATGCAGCTTATGTTGCAAGCAAGTTTGGCGTGCACGGTCTCACCGAAACCATCCGTCAAGAAGTTGCGGCCAAGAATGTCCGTATCATGTTAGTCGCCCCCGGCGCTGCCGAAACCAACTTGTTGACGCACGTCACCGATGACCATGCCTTAACGGAATATGAAGCTTGGAAACAAACGATGGGTGGGATCACATTAGACCCTAAACATGTGGCTGAAACGGTCAAATTTATGTACGACATGCCGCAAGAAGTCAATATCCGCGAAGTAGACATTGCTGCGACCCGTCAAGATAGCTAA
- a CDS encoding winged helix-turn-helix transcriptional regulator codes for MYANEFDATMQMIRGKWKILILYELADGDGRFNQLQRTLSVTHKILAEQLQQLMTDGLVQRHDFHEQPLHVAYQLSQKGQSMIPVLDTICDWGLAHVDRDQLTSVLCDETE; via the coding sequence ATGTATGCAAATGAATTTGATGCGACGATGCAAATGATTCGTGGTAAATGGAAAATCTTGATCTTGTATGAGTTGGCTGATGGTGATGGCCGCTTTAATCAGCTGCAACGTACGTTGAGTGTGACACATAAAATTTTGGCGGAGCAATTGCAACAGTTGATGACGGATGGCTTGGTGCAACGGCATGATTTTCATGAACAACCGTTACATGTGGCATACCAATTGTCGCAAAAAGGGCAATCTATGATACCCGTGCTAGATACGATTTGTGATTGGGGCTTAGCCCATGTGGACCGTGATCAATTGACCAGTGTGTTATGTGATGAAACTGAATAG
- a CDS encoding CPBP family intramembrane glutamic endopeptidase: MSQSRRYSLFSIILIVLVPLLLLFIPLITKRVVSDTYSGIAQDLIVLVIIWALNHYLFKMPIKLWQSQHGWQQLLNCLPAALFLLVPKIISALQLAKLPFSAMILFYGGYVLLIGITEEYCYRGVLLPLLAKALPGKTMLVIILDSLAFGCVHLINLTGLNWTYVLPQLMMASVTGLLLCGVYLKTKNLMLPILLHAFSDINMIVQFMSHTHTRSNLSSPNGIALGLTLIFAVIFLIVAAFVYWQTRHLNIEKQLQA, from the coding sequence ATGTCACAGTCACGCCGTTATTCACTATTTTCAATCATTTTAATTGTCCTAGTACCACTATTATTGCTATTTATTCCATTAATCACCAAGCGGGTCGTTTCTGACACCTATTCGGGAATCGCGCAAGATCTAATCGTTCTAGTAATTATTTGGGCGCTCAATCATTACCTTTTCAAAATGCCCATTAAATTATGGCAATCACAACACGGCTGGCAACAATTACTCAATTGTTTACCTGCTGCGCTATTTTTGTTAGTGCCAAAGATAATAAGCGCCTTACAACTGGCTAAATTACCATTCAGCGCGATGATTTTATTTTATGGTGGGTACGTGCTATTAATTGGCATTACCGAAGAATATTGCTATCGTGGCGTTTTATTACCATTATTAGCGAAAGCCTTGCCTGGGAAAACCATGTTGGTCATTATTCTCGACAGTTTGGCTTTTGGCTGCGTGCATTTAATCAATCTAACTGGTTTAAATTGGACTTATGTTTTGCCACAACTGATGATGGCATCTGTAACGGGGCTATTGCTCTGCGGGGTCTACTTAAAGACTAAAAATCTCATGCTACCAATTTTGCTACATGCCTTCAGTGATATCAATATGATCGTTCAATTCATGTCCCACACGCATACTCGAAGTAATTTGAGTTCGCCTAACGGAATTGCACTAGGCTTGACACTTATATTTGCCGTTATATTTCTAATTGTAGCCGCTTTTGTCTATTGGCAGACACGTCATCTTAATATTGAAAAACAATTACAGGCATAA
- a CDS encoding proline-specific peptidase family protein — MKQGTTILTLDNGYHLWTNTQGEGDIHLLCLHGGPGGNHEYWENFGEKLADLGVQVTMYDQLGSWYSDQPDYSDPEIAKKYLTYDYFLDEVEEVRQKLGLDNFYLIGQSWGGALVMMYALKYGQHLKGAIISSMVDNIEEYVVNVNKCREECLPADAVAYMKQKEAEGNWNDPQYQKYVDVLNANYVDRKQPKAISHLIDTTATPVYNAFQGDNEFVITGKLKEWDVRDQIHNIKVPTLLTFGEHETMPLATARRMARDIPNSRLVTTPNGGHHHMIDNAPVYFDHLEQFIKDVEADTFNK; from the coding sequence TTGAAACAAGGAACAACGATCCTCACGCTGGATAATGGCTACCATTTATGGACCAATACACAAGGCGAAGGCGACATTCACTTGCTCTGTCTACATGGTGGCCCTGGTGGCAATCATGAATACTGGGAAAACTTTGGTGAAAAGCTAGCTGACCTCGGCGTTCAAGTTACCATGTATGACCAACTTGGTTCATGGTATTCTGACCAACCCGATTATTCCGACCCTGAAATTGCCAAAAAGTATCTGACTTATGATTACTTCTTAGATGAAGTCGAAGAAGTTCGTCAAAAACTTGGTTTGGACAACTTCTATTTAATCGGTCAATCATGGGGCGGCGCGCTCGTCATGATGTATGCTTTGAAATATGGTCAACATCTTAAAGGTGCCATCATTTCAAGCATGGTCGACAATATTGAAGAATATGTCGTCAATGTCAACAAATGTCGTGAAGAATGCTTGCCAGCCGATGCGGTTGCTTATATGAAACAAAAAGAAGCTGAAGGCAACTGGAACGATCCCCAATATCAAAAATATGTGGACGTGTTGAACGCCAACTATGTTGACCGCAAACAACCTAAAGCTATCTCACACTTGATTGATACGACGGCAACGCCAGTTTATAATGCTTTCCAAGGCGACAACGAATTCGTGATCACTGGTAAGTTAAAGGAATGGGACGTTCGTGACCAAATCCATAACATCAAAGTGCCAACCTTATTGACCTTTGGTGAACATGAAACCATGCCATTAGCCACTGCTCGTCGGATGGCTCGTGACATTCCTAACTCACGTTTAGTTACCACGCCAAACGGTGGTCATCATCACATGATCGATAATGCGCCCGTTTACTTCGACCACTTGGAACAATTCATCAAGGATGTTGAAGCAGATACTTTTAATAAATAA
- a CDS encoding MurR/RpiR family transcriptional regulator, whose product MLLQEKMTQTDFSPNEQLIVDFMLTQQDQLKAYGTPQIAQATYTSPSVIVRVAKKLGFKGWRELKASFLAEVAYLQTNFQGLDANRPFTAQDSAMTIAGKLTQLNIESAKDTLALMDHDTLQKAQRIITTHRTVNLFSLANLNFVAEEFVYKLRHIGKAATAFPIQNMMFQEAAMLTTADCAICLSYSGESDPLFQALGHLKTNHVPLIAITSIGENRLSRLADVTLHVTTREKAYSKIGGFSSLTSMALVLDILYSSYFALDYDKNLDFKQHLAQITETRPIDNHIIDDDAD is encoded by the coding sequence ATGTTATTGCAAGAAAAAATGACTCAGACTGATTTTTCACCAAATGAACAGTTGATCGTCGACTTTATGTTGACCCAACAAGATCAACTAAAAGCATACGGCACGCCACAAATTGCACAGGCAACGTATACCTCGCCATCGGTGATTGTGCGTGTTGCAAAGAAACTCGGGTTTAAAGGCTGGCGCGAATTGAAGGCCAGTTTTTTAGCCGAAGTGGCTTATTTGCAGACGAACTTTCAAGGGCTAGATGCCAACCGACCATTTACCGCGCAAGATTCTGCCATGACTATTGCTGGCAAGTTGACGCAACTAAACATTGAAAGTGCGAAGGATACCTTAGCATTGATGGATCATGACACTTTGCAAAAAGCCCAGCGAATCATTACGACGCACCGGACTGTAAATTTATTTAGTTTAGCCAATCTGAACTTTGTTGCCGAAGAGTTTGTCTATAAGTTGCGCCATATTGGGAAAGCAGCGACGGCCTTTCCAATTCAAAATATGATGTTTCAAGAAGCAGCGATGCTAACGACGGCGGACTGTGCGATCTGTCTGTCATATTCGGGTGAGTCGGATCCATTATTTCAGGCATTAGGTCATTTGAAAACGAACCATGTGCCCCTAATCGCAATCACAAGTATTGGTGAGAATCGCTTGTCGCGACTAGCGGATGTCACGTTGCATGTGACGACGCGTGAAAAAGCCTATTCCAAAATTGGCGGCTTTTCTTCACTGACTTCAATGGCGTTAGTTTTGGACATTTTATATAGTAGTTATTTTGCCTTAGACTATGACAAAAATCTCGATTTTAAGCAACATTTAGCCCAAATCACAGAAACTCGTCCAATCGATAATCATATTATTGATGATGACGCGGACTAA
- a CDS encoding NAD-dependent epimerase/dehydratase family protein, with protein sequence MLKAVVLGGAGHIGSYLVPMLVKAGYAVTSVTRGKHQPYVTDRAWNHVDHLYLDRSKDVDFNTAVAALNADVVIDLISFTLADTQKMVAALKATKLSHYIFCSSVWAHGRAESLPADPNGVKHPLDEYGKQKYASEKWLKQVYRETGFPATIIMPGQISGPGWTIMSPLANANPTVFQQIADGQAITLPNLGMETLHLVHASDVAQVFFKAVTHRNQALGESFHAVGTSSLTLYGYAQAMYRFFDRTPQINFMPWDAWTKMINNPADVDKTYYHIARSGQYSIANAQKLLDYQPQYSPIEVAEIAVQSYLDRGIIKHA encoded by the coding sequence ATGTTGAAAGCAGTTGTTCTTGGAGGTGCCGGTCATATCGGCTCTTATTTAGTCCCAATGTTAGTTAAAGCCGGTTATGCCGTCACTTCAGTAACCCGTGGCAAACACCAGCCGTACGTGACTGATCGTGCTTGGAATCACGTTGACCATCTGTATTTAGATCGCAGTAAAGATGTCGACTTTAATACAGCCGTGGCCGCGCTCAATGCCGATGTGGTAATTGATTTGATCAGTTTCACTTTAGCGGACACGCAAAAAATGGTCGCCGCGTTAAAGGCCACCAAGTTAAGTCATTATATCTTTTGCTCATCCGTTTGGGCACATGGTCGCGCCGAAAGTTTGCCAGCCGACCCCAATGGCGTCAAACATCCGTTAGACGAATATGGCAAGCAGAAATACGCCAGTGAAAAGTGGTTAAAACAGGTTTATCGTGAAACGGGTTTTCCCGCAACCATCATCATGCCTGGTCAGATTTCTGGTCCGGGTTGGACCATTATGAGTCCCTTGGCTAATGCTAATCCAACCGTTTTCCAGCAAATCGCCGACGGTCAGGCAATCACTTTACCCAACTTGGGCATGGAAACGTTGCATCTCGTCCATGCCAGTGATGTTGCGCAAGTCTTCTTTAAAGCAGTCACCCATCGTAATCAAGCGCTTGGCGAAAGTTTCCATGCGGTTGGTACTAGCTCGCTAACGCTTTACGGTTATGCCCAAGCCATGTATCGTTTCTTCGATAGGACGCCGCAAATCAACTTTATGCCTTGGGATGCTTGGACTAAAATGATCAACAATCCAGCCGATGTCGACAAAACTTACTATCATATTGCGCGCAGTGGTCAGTACAGTATCGCTAATGCGCAAAAGTTACTCGATTATCAGCCACAATATTCACCCATTGAGGTCGCAGAGATTGCCGTTCAAAGTTACCTCGACCGTGGCATCATTAAACACGCTTAG